One Oryza glaberrima chromosome 11, OglaRS2, whole genome shotgun sequence genomic region harbors:
- the LOC127754509 gene encoding heterogeneous nuclear ribonucleoprotein Q-like, whose amino-acid sequence MPRRTDNAASANSVEPDKSEECLEFDDEEEEVEEEEIEYEEIEEEIEEEEEVEEDEDVVEEVEEVDEEEDEEEEEESDETEGVSKTKGVHQKDVTGKGKHAELLALPPHGSEVYVGGISSDVSSEDLKRLCEPVGEVVEVRMMRGKDDSRGYAFVNFRTKGLALKVVKELNNAKLKGKRIRVSSSQAKNKLFIGNVPHSWTDDDFRKAVEEVGPGVLKADLMKVSSANRNRGYGFVEYYNHACAEYARQEMSSPTFKLDSNAPTVSWADPKNNDSASTSQVKSVYVKNLPKNVTQAQLKRLFEHHGEIEKVVLPPSRGGHDNRYGFVHFKDRSMAMRALQNTERYELDGQVLDCSLAKPPAADKKDDRVPLPSSNGAPLLPSYPPLGYGIMSVPGAYGAAPASTAQPMLYAPRAPPGAAMVPMMLPDGRLVYVVQQPGGQLPLASPPPQQAGHRSGSGGRHGGSGSRYGGGGGSSGSSRPGAKRQRGDDNSSSRHKGRRRPY is encoded by the exons ATGCCAAGAAGGACAGATAATGCTGCTTCTGCCAATTCAGTTGAACCAGACAAATCAGAAGAATGTTTggagtttgatgatgaagaggaggaggtagaaGAGGAGGAAATTGAATATGAAGAAATCGAGGAGGAGatagaagaggaggaggaggtagaggAGGATGAAGATGTCGTGGAGGAAGTTGAGGAGGTagatgaggaggaagatgaggaggaagaagaggaatcTGATGAAACTGAAGGTGTAAGTAAAACTAAAGGTGTTCACCAGAAGGATGTTACTGGAAAGGGAAAGCATGCTGAGCTTCTTGCTCTTCCTCCCCATGGTTCTGAAGTATATGTTGGAGGCATCTCCAGTGATGTATCTTCTGAAGATCTGAAGAGACTATGTGAACCAGTTGGAGAAGTTGTGGAA GTAAGAATGATGAGAGGAAAGGACGATAGCAGGGGATATGCTTTTGTTAATTTTAGAACTAAAGGTTTGGCATTAAAGGTTGTCAAAGAATTGAACAATGCAAAACTGAAG GGAAAGCGGATAAGGGTTTCTTCCTCGCAGGCTAAGAACAAGCTTTTTATTGGAAATGTACCCCATAGTTGGACAGATGATGATTTCAGAAAGGCTGTGGAGGAAGTTGGTCCAGGAGTATTAAAAGCTGATCTCATGAAG GTCTCAAGTGCAAATCGCAATCGGGGTTATGGTTTTGTTGAATACTACAACCATGCATGTGCAGAGTATGCAAGGCAGGAGATGTCTTCCCCAACATTCAAACTAGATTCAAATGCTCCTACAGTCAGCTGGGCAGATCCTAAGAATAACGACTCGGCCTCTACTTCTCAG GTTAAATCTGTATATGTGAAAAATCTGCCCAAGAATGTTACTCAAGCACAGCTGAAAAGACTGTTTGAGCACCATGGAGAAATTGAAAAGGTTGTTCTTCCTCCTTCAAGAGGAGGTCATGATAATAGGTATGGTTTTGTTCACTTTAAGGACAGGTCCATGGCCATGAGGGCTCTGCAGAACACAGAGAGATATGAGCTTGATG GTCAGGTCCTGGATTGCTCACTTGCGAAACCTCCTGCTGCTGATAAGAAGGATGATAGAGTACCACTACCTAGTTCAAATGGAGCTCCATTGCTCCCGAGTTATCCTCCACTTGGATATGGTATCATGTCAGTACCAGGTGCCTATGGTGCTGCTCCTGCTAGTACTGCACAG CCTATGCTGTATGCTCCAAGAGCTCCTCCAGGGGCAGCAATGGTTCCAATGATGTTACCGGATGGTCGTCTCGTATATGTTGT ACAACAGCCTGGTGGACAGTTGCCGctggcttcgccgccgccgcagcaagcTGGACATCGTAGCGGCAGTGGAGGACGTCATGGCGGCAGTGGCAGCCGctatggcggtggtggtggcagctcCGGCAGTAGCAGGCCCGGTGCAAAACGGCAGAGAGGAGATGACAACAGCAGTAGCCGCCACAAAGGCCGGCGCCGCCCGTACTGA
- the LOC127754511 gene encoding basic leucine zipper 19-like: MDDGEIELSSQMMFPNPETPTSLDDFLPSIRTTRTHTHTCNPPGPSATAHTHTCYHTHTHVFSSDDDSCGGDKAKPKKGRKPLGNREAVRKYRQKKKAHTAHLEEEVKRLRAINQQLVKRLQGQAALEAEVVRLRSLLVDVRSRINGALGSYPFQAQCGVNNVLGCDGMAQCFAGKPELGERRICTPSVMNCHISPDS; encoded by the coding sequence ATGGATGACGGGGAGATAGAACTTTCCAGCCAAATGATGTTTCCAAATCCAGAGACTCCAACCAGCCTTGATGATTTCCTGCCAAGCATCAGGACAACACGCACACACACTCATACTTGCAACCCGCCTGGTCCATCGGCAACAGCGCACACGCATACATGCTACCACACCCACACCCATGTCTTCAGCTCAGATGATGATAGTTGTGGAGGTGACAAAGCCAAGCCAAAGAAGGGCCGCAAGCCATTGGGCAACCGTGAGGCTGTCCGCAAATACCGGCAGAAGAAGAAGGCTCATACAGCACACTTGGAAGAGGAAGTGAAGAGGCTTCGTGCCATTAACCAGCAGCTGGTGAAGAGGCTGCAAGGGCAGGCTGCACTTGAGGCGGAGGTGGTACGGTTGAGGTCGTTACTGGTGGATGTGCGATCGAGGATCAATGGTGCATTGGGTAGTTACCCGTTCCAAGCACAATGTGGAGTTAATAATGTTTTGGGTTGTGATGGAATGGCTCAGTGCTTTGCTGGAAAGCCGGAGTTGGGTGAGAGACGGATTTGTACACCTTCTGTAATGAATTGCCATATCAGCCCGGATTCCTAG
- the LOC127754310 gene encoding scarecrow-like protein 30, whose translation MGPAAPPSEAAAAADDVVLPYISRILMEEDIDDDMFFCLYPDHPALLEAQQPFAQILSSSSGIAGEVNSAPMEDSAALMMQGSGNGRGRKGSKHGGDELEAEVGRASKLMATPEEEEDDDDGVGEMLEKMMLNGDEDEAFHGETNAPRVPAEKKCGKAARRRRQAKGEVVDLRELLMSCAQAVASGNRRSAGELLEQIKRHSSPTGDATERLAHYFADGLEARLAGAASLECRLVASAEERASAMELLEAYQVFMAACCFKWVAFTFANMGILRAAEGRSRLHIVDYGGQYHGLQWPSLLQRLAEREGGPPEVRMTLVGHPQPGFRPARRLERTGRRLSNCARAFGLPFKFRAVAAARWETVTAEDVVGVDPDDEAAVVVNDVLSLGTLMDESGVFDDPSPRDTVLGSIRDMRPAVFVQAVVNGAHGAPFFPTGFREALFFFLALFDMLGATTPEEGSHLRVVLERDVLRRAAVGVIAGEGAERVERPETYRRWQARNRRAGLRQAAVEGDVVEAVRRRVRRRHHEEFVIEEDAGWLLQGWKGRILYAHSAWVVAEDGAH comes from the coding sequence ATGGggccagccgcgccgccgtccgaagccgccgcggcggccgacgatgTGGTGCTCCCGTACATCTCGCGTATTCTCATGGAGGAGGACATCGACGACGACATGTTCTTCTGCCTGTACCCCGACCACCCCGCTCTCCTCGAGGCGCAGCAGCCGTTCGCCcagatcctctcctcctcctccggcatcgCCGGTGAGGTGAACAGTGCACCCATGGAGGATTCTGCTGCCTTGATGATGCAGGGGAGCGGCAATGGTAGGGGACGGAAGGGTAGTAAGCATGGCGGGGACGAGCTGGAGGCCGAGGTGGGCAGGGCGAGCAAACTGATGGccacgccggaggaggaggaggacgacgacgatggcgtcgGCGAGATGTTGGAGAAGATGATGCTCAACGGGGACGAGGACGAGGCATTCCACGGGGAGACGAACGCGCCGCGCGTCCCCGCGGAGAAGAAGTGCgggaaggcggcgcggcggaggaggcaggcCAAAGGGGAGGTGGTGGACCTGCGCGAGCTGCTCATGTCGTGCGCGCAGGCGGTGGCATCGGGCAACCGCCGGAGCGCCGGCGAACTCCTGGAGCAGATCAAGCGGCACTCGTCGCCGACAGGGGACGCCACCGAGCGGCTGGCGCATTACTTCGCCGATGGCCTGGAGGCGCGtctggccggcgcggcgagccTGGAGTGCCGGCTGGTCGCGTCTGCGGAGGAGCGCGCGTCGGCCATGGAGTTGCTGGAGGCGTACCAGGTGTTCATGGCGGCGTGCTGCTTCAAGTGGGTGGCGTTCACGTTCGCCAACATGGGCATCCTCCGCGCGGCGGAAGGGAGGAGCAGGCTGCACATCGTGGACTACGGTGGTCAGTACCACGGCCTCCAGTGGCCATCCTTGCTGCAGCGGCTGGCGGAGAGGGAAGGCGGGCCGCCGGAGGTGAGGATGACGCTCGTCGGCCATCCCCAGCCAGGGTTCCGGCCAGCCCGACGGCTCGAGAGGACGGGGCGCCGGCTCAGCAACTGCGCGCGCGCGTTCGGGCTCCCGTTCAAGTtccgcgccgtggcggcggcgaggtgggagaCGGTCACCGCCGAggacgtcgtcggcgtcgaccccgacgacgaggcggcggtcgtcGTGAACGACGTGCTCAGCCTGGGCACCCTGATGGACGAGAGCGGCGTGTTCGACGACCCGAGCCCGCGGGACACGGTCCTGGGCAGCATCCGCGACATGCGCCCGGCGGTGTTCGTCCAGGCCGTGGTGAACGGCGCCCACGGCGCGCCCTTCTTCCCGACGGGGTTCCGGGAGgcgctcttcttcttcttggcgcTGTTCGACATGCTGGGCGCGACGACGCCGGAGGAGGGGAGCCACCTGCGGGTGGTGCTGGAGAGGGACGTGctgaggcgggcggcggtgggggtgaTCGCGGGGGAAGGGGCGGAGCGGGTGGAGCGGCCGGAGACGTACAGGCGGTGGCAGGCGAGGAATCGGCGGGCGGGGCTGaggcaggcggcggtggagggcgaCGTGGTGGAGGCGGTGAGGAGAAGGGTGAGGAGGAGGCATCACGAGGAGTTCGTGATCGAGGAGGATGCAGGGTGGTTGCTGCAGGGGTGGAAGGGGCGCATCCTGTACGCTCACTCGGCGTGGGTCGTGGCAGAGGATGGTGCGCACTAG